The DNA segment ACGGGATGGGTAACCTGAAGAGCGTCCTTAACGCCTTCACGAAGCTCGGGGCCCGGGTGACCGTGTCCGGGGATCCGCGGGCAGTCGAGGAGGCCTCCGCCATAGTCGTGCCCGGGGTGGGAGCCTTCGGCAGGTGCATGGAGAACCTCGAGGGGAGGGGTTTGGCCTCTGCCATCAGGGAGCACATCCGCAGGGACAAACGGTACCTCGGCATATGCCTGGGGATGCAGGTGCTCTTCGAATCAAGCGAAGAAGCGCCGGGGGTCACCGGTCTCGGTGTCATGAAGGGGAGCGTGCCGCGTTTCAAGGGTTCCATGAAGGTGCCCCACATGGGCTGGAACAGCGTCACCATCCGCAAGGAGAGCCCCATCCTCAAAGGGGTAGGCTCGGGCGATTTCT comes from the Syntrophorhabdus sp. genome and includes:
- the hisH gene encoding imidazole glycerol phosphate synthase subunit HisH is translated as MIVVVDYGMGNLKSVLNAFTKLGARVTVSGDPRAVEEASAIVVPGVGAFGRCMENLEGRGLASAIREHIRRDKRYLGICLGMQVLFESSEEAPGVTGLGVMKGSVPRFKGSMKVPHMGWNSVTIRKESPILKGVGSGDFFYFVHSYYCAPEDGSVISTTTDYEGPFTSSIETGPLFACQFHPEKSQQVGLTLLKNFLALAGC